AATCAGGTAAATGCCATCCATCAGATTTTGATATTAAACCCATAACGATATCCTCCAGTAATATTATGCCTCTTAATGAAAGTATCGGCAAATATTACTCCCTACTGGAATAGACTCTAAGGCGGTAGTAGTTGACTCGACTAATCCGATTGAGAGTCTTAATAGTACTCTTGAGGGCTTTACCCATCGTATAAAATGACGTGGGGGAGAAATGAAGGAACGCTGGCTTGCAGTTGCTATCTTGAAAGCATAGAAGTGGACACATCGTGTTAGGGGAGCATTGGGTATCGTTGATCTAGTAAAAAATGAAATCAATTATTGATAAATGGAAAATTGGTTATTATCAGGAAAGAGGTTAGATGTTTAGTAATGAACAACACCGCTAATGAATTTCCATTAAAAGCGGGACAACCCTATGGGGCTCCTGTAATTATGCAGGGTTGTATGATGAATTTCTTACCAGCAATGACCACTTTGCTGATCTTTTACAAGAGAAGACAGAAGAGAATTAAATATGATTCCTCAACCTCAATCTTAGCTAGGGGTCTGTTATTTATTTTCCTGTATCAGTGTTTATGTTTAATACTAGTACCGCGGCTTTTATAGAGCAATATGTTAATCATGAAAATTATCATCATCAGTAAGGATGAGAGTAAGATTATTACTGAATCCAGACCATAATTAGCCTTAACAAAGCTGACCAGGTGAACACCTACAGAACCTGCGCCAAATATAATAGTGAATTTGATGCTATAACTTAAAGATCTCCACTGTGGTGGTGTTAAAATTGCAACAAGGCTGTTCTCAATTGGCTGCATACCCAATGCAAAGAGTATAAAAAAACCTATTAATATTATTAAGACAGGCCCTTCAAAAAAAAGTAATGATATAAGAAACGGTAGTGCGCATGAGAAGAACAGCAAATATGACATGCGTAAATCAAAACGATCTGCAACTCTTCCCCCAATCAATTGACCAATCATGCCAAGGAGATATACACTGCTGCTGATGATAGCAGCCGTTAATGTGCCTGCAGCGGGTGTTAAATAACTGCTTCCCACAATGCCGGATATAAAAGAACTGAGATCGGTAAGCTTGCTCTCAAAAAAAGTTGGAAGGATTACAGTATAACTTCTGTACATGATGCCTGAAAAGAGCATAGCAGCGCATAATATAATGAACAGCGTTATCGCATCCCTTTTATCAACTGAAGTGCTTTTTTGAAGATCGCCTCTGCCAACT
This is a stretch of genomic DNA from Spirochaetota bacterium. It encodes these proteins:
- a CDS encoding MFS transporter; this translates as MDTNEKKILIFTSAAHYLTHLFILVFPALVMPISRDLAISPSEAISISFPMYLCYGILAVPWGYLSDRFGPRQIMGVGILIAGFGFIAAAIAQSINQLMVFLSIIGFGCSAYHPSGLALLSRGMSVRGRAMGINGLWGNFGIASAPFLAGVLAYWMDWQRALIVFGITGIIIGAVCLLAPLSVGRGDLQKSTSVDKRDAITLFIILCAAMLFSGIMYRSYTVILPTFFESKLTDLSSFISGIVGSSYLTPAAGTLTAAIISSSVYLLGMIGQLIGGRVADRFDLRMSYLLFFSCALPFLISLLFFEGPVLIILIGFFILFALGMQPIENSLVAILTPPQWRSLSYSIKFTIIFGAGSVGVHLVSFVKANYGLDSVIILLSSLLMMIIFMINILLYKSRGTSIKHKH